The DNA sequence GCTATTGGTGCGCAAGTGGATGATATAAGACAAATACACAGGATAGGCCAAGGTAAGCACACCGCTGACCAAGCTCAGCTCAAAAGATACCGGGGTAAAAAAATTCAGCCCCATCAGCCCCACCGAAACACCAAAATTGACCATCGCCAAGGCCAAACCCTGCAAAAAAACCTTTAGCCCGTGCCCAAACATAATATTGGTCATCGTCAGCATCAAGTAGAGCAACGCCGGAGTAGAAAACACCGCAATAAAATTGGCAAACACCCCACAAAGGCTGATATCTAGCAACATACAATAGCGCTCGTGGCGCTCATTGAAGCCGGTTTTGAAATACTGAATCCCAAATACAATGTGCGGATAAAACACACATAAGCCCAGCAAGGCATACGCCCCCACCGGAATCGGCAGCTCCTGCTGATAATAGTGTACAGCCAAAAGGATGAACGCCACCCAATAGCTGACAATGGCCGATATATAGTAAAACCAATGAATGAACAACGGTCGTTTGTAGGTATTCATCTGTCTGTCTTTCAGCGTTTTTGTGTAGCCTAAGGCTTGAGCGCAGGTTGGTTGTAGGCACTAGTTTCTCTCACAAGATATAAAAGATACAAATACCATTACAATTTGACTAAAAATAAAACTGCTTGACACACCCCCGGGCATTTCAAATCCCACATTAAAACTGTAACTAAGTCTCATTGTACCCTCAAAATGAGGCCTCAGCTTTTCTCGGAGCTGGAGTTCCGAGCTGCTTTTCCAAAAATGTCCCCTAGCGCAACTACTTGACAAGCCTCCTACGCTCGCTGCCGCTTGTTTTTGGGTAGGGATGCCGCCACAAGATTTGACGTATTTTCATCAAAATGAAAAGGGGATTTTGTGGGCTATCCGGCCTTTTTTGCCTATCTTTGAAGGCTTAAAGAACACCACATTATCTGAACAATGAGTGAATCTAATCCGCAAATCACGCCCGTAGATATAGGCGATGAAATGAAAACCGCCTACATCGACTACGCTATGTCGGTGATTGTTTCACGGGCTTTGCCTGATGTGCGCGACGGCCTCAAGCCCGTACACCGCCGCGTGCTTTATGGGATGCTAGAACTAGGCCTGGCACACAACAAGGCCTACAAAAAATCAGCTAGAATCGTGGGAGAAGTACTGGGTAAATACCACCCACACGGCGACTCCTCCGTTTATGATACCATGGTACGGATGGCCCAAGAATGGTCGATGCGCTACCCCTTAGTCGATGGGCAGGGTAACTTCGGCTCAATCGACGGAGACTCAGCGGCGGCCATGCGTTACTGCGTAACCGGGGATACACGCCTGAAGACTGACCGTGGGCTGATTGCTATCAAAGACCTAGTGCCACAGGCCGCGCTCAACAGCGAAACGCCTATACAAACCAAGGTGCTCTCTCTCCACCGCCAAGCCAATGACGCAGTGATGTTCTTCAACTCCGGAAAACACCCCGTCTATGCGCTTCAAACACAAGAGGGATACCAACTGAAAGGTACCGGCAACCACCCTGTGCTGGTTTTTGGCCAAGATGAAGCCGGAAGACCGGCTTATATTTGGAAGTTGCTCAGCCGTGTGAAAGCCGGAGATAAAGTAGTTATCGACCGCACACAGCACGAACTACAGCAAGAACACGCCGACCAAACCGCCCTCAATTGGGCTATCATTGCCGGCTGCCTAGTGTCTGAAGGATCTATCTCACAGAAGCGCCTCACATTTAACAATACTGATAAAGCCTATTATGAGGCATTCATCAAGGCTTATACCGCCAATGTGGGTGCTGGCTATTACAACTATCAGCGCCGCCTACCCTCCGGAAAGGAGATTTTTGAGTTTGATGTTCAAAAACTTGATGCCTTCGCACAAAGCCCTCTTTTCGAAGACCTAGCCGGACGCAAAGCCGGAGACAAAATAGTTCCTGACTATATTTTCCGCAGCCCTAAGGCCGTGCAACGTGTCTTTTTACAATACTTGTTTGAGGGAGACGGTTCTATCTCCCTGTTGCCCAAAAACACCCTCAACCTACAATATTGTACCCAAAGCTTGGCGCTTGCACAAGGCCTACAGGTGTTGTTGTTGGAGTTTGGTATTGTGAGTAAAATCTCTCCTGCCAAAGCCCGTAAAGAGTATAAACTCTGCATTGGCGGCTTCCATAACATCAGCCTGTTTTGTCAGAATGTTGGCTTTGCTGCCTCCAAACAAACAAAGCTAGAAGCCCTCATAGCTGCCGAACAAACGCGCCGTGAGCAAACCCCTGTACGTTATAGCCACAGCAGCGACTATACCCCCTTCCTGAGCAAGTATGTGCGTCAACATTCGGAAGTTTCGCCTTTCTTGGCCAAACATAACTTTGACCGCTACAAACGCATTGATGCCCAGTACGAACGCATTCATCAAGCCCTAGCTGTAGCCAAACTACAGGAGCTTTTTCATCATCTGGTAGCCGACAGGTACTACTTTGCTACGGTAAATGCTTGCCAACTTTTGGCCGAAGAGGAAGTAGTCTACTCTGTCAAGGTAGCCAGCGAATGCCATTCTTTTGTGGCCAATGGCTTTATCAATCACAACACTGAAGCCCGCAAACGCCGCATCTCTGAGGAGATGATGGAAGATATTCGTAAGGAAACGGTTGATTTTCAGCCCAATTTTGACGACTCCCTCACCGAGCCTAGCGTGTTGCCGGCCAAAGTGCCCAACTTGCTCATCAATGGCGCGGCGGGTATTGCCGTCGGGATGGCGACCAATATTGCCCCACACAACCTCAGTGAAGTGGTAGACGGCATCATCGCCCTGCTCGAAAACCCCGAAATCACCATCCCTGAGCTGATGAAGTATATCATCGCGCCCGATTTCCCCACCGGAGGGACAATCTACGGTTACCAAGGGGTCAAAAATGCTTTCGAAACAGGCCGTGGCCGGGTAGTGGTACGCGCCAAAGCGAGCTTCGAAACCAGCCCCAGCGGCAAGGAGCAAATCATTGTTACCGAAATCCCCTACTTGGTCAACAAGGCGGCGATGATTGAGAAAACGGCGGCCCTCGTCAACGAGCGCCGGATAGAAGGCATCAGCGACATCCGCGATGAGTCGGATCGCAACGGCCTGCGTGTGGTGTTTGACCTCAAAAAAGACGCCATGCCTTCAGTGGTGCTCAACCAGCTTTACAAATATACCGCCCTACAGTCATCTTTTGGGGTCAATAACGTGGCCTTGGTCAAAGGCCGTCCGCAATTGCTCAACCTCAAAGAAATTATCGAATACTTTGTAGAGCATCGCCACGAGGTAGTCTTGCGCCGCACCCACTTCGAGCTGCGCGAAGCCCAAGAACGCCAACACATCCTCGACGGCCTCTTGATAGCCCTCGACCACCTCGACGAAGTCATCGCCTTGATTCGTGGTTCTAAAGACGGCGAAACCGCCCGCATCGGCTTGATGGAGCGCTTTGAGCTGAGCGAACGCCAAGCCCGCGCCATCTTAGATATGCGTCTCCAACGCCTTACAGCCCTCGAACGCGACAAGATTGTAGAAGAACACCGCCGCATCACCGAGTTGATTGCACGCTTAGAGGCCATCATTGCCGACAAAAACCTCCGTACCGGCATCATCCGCGATGAGCTGCTAGAGATGAAAGAGCGCTACGGCGATGCCCGCCGCACAGACATCGTCTACCACGCCGAAGGCGATGTGTCTATCGAAGATATGATTCAGGAAGAGTCGATGGTGATTACTATCTCACACCAAGGCTATATCAAACGCACTGCCCTCGACGAATACCGCACCCAAAGCCGTGGTGGCGTAGGCTCTCGCGGTGTCAGCAGCAAGGCCGACGACTTCCCCGCCCACCTCTTCGTCTCCTCGACACACGATTACCTGCTGATCTTCACAGACCGTGGGCAAGTATATTGGCTCAAAGCCTATGAAGTGCCCGAAGGCAACAAAACCGCCAAAGGCCGCCCCATCCAAAACCTGATTCAGATGGAAAAGGAAGACAGCGTCTGCGCCGTGCTCAATGTGAGCAACCTCAGCGATGAGGACTTCCTCCAGAATCACTTCTTGGTGATGGTAACGACCCAGGGAATCATCAAAAAAACCACCCTAGAGGCCTACTCCCGCCCACGCCAAAACGGTATCCGCGCCATCAGTATCAACGAAGGTGACCGCCTGCTGGATGTGAAAATGACCAGCGGCCAAGACCATATCGTGATCGGAACGCGCAAAGGCCAGGCCATCCACTTTCCCGAAAACAAAGTGCGCGCTATGGGCCGCGTGGCTGCCGGGGTAAAGGCCGTAACCCTCAGCGGCGACGACGACTATGTCGTGGGGATGGTGTGTGTGAGCAGCGAAGAGTCGCACCTGCTCGTGGTGTCGGAGAACGGCTACGGCAAACGCTCTCCCATCAGCGACTACCGTATCACCAACCGTGGAGGCAAAGGCGTAAAAGCCTTCCAACTGACGGATAAAACCGGGCAGCTGGCCGCCATCAAGGAAGTGAGCGACGGGGACGACCTGATGATCATCAACCGCTCGGGCATCCTGCTGCGCACCTCCGTGAGCGACTTGCGCGTGATGGGTCGCGCCACCCAAGGCGTGCGCCTCATCCGCATCCAAGAGGGTGATGCCATCGCTTCGGTAGCCCGCGTAGCCAACGAAGATATGCTGGCCAACGGCGAAGAAGGCGAAGTACAAGCCGCCCAAGGCGATACCACCGCCCCTATCGAAACCGAAGAATAGCACCCCCCACCAAGCCCCCAACAGGGGTTTTGCACAATGCTTGCCAAGCCGCTCTCCGCCACAAAGGGAGCGGCTTTTTTGTAGACACCCCGCAAACCTTGAACAAGCCTAAAACCCGCTAGACCGTTTGGATATTTGTAAACACTTTTGTATCATTGGCTAATGAAAAGCCTGAGAACAAAGCAATACTGATTGGAAGCCTAAGGCACAAGAGCAGGCTCTTACCAAGCTATGCTGCCGGACTAAGGGTAAGCGAGGTAGCCAGTACGCGACTCAAGTACGTTGATTCGCAGCGTATGGTCATTGATATCAAGCAAAGGAAAAAAAGATAGATATAAAAGCCCCCTTGGATAATCTATTAACTCGAAAAAAACGAACTAAAGTGCGTATAAGTAAATGTTGTGCGTCAGCTTAGAAAACCGACACCGAGATAAAAAATCAAAATAAAATGGGTTCAAAAAACATACACTTAGAACCGTTCGACAAGGGAACAATAACCAAACTTGAAATCTTTGAAGATTATGCTCAAGCTTGGATACCGACTTTTGTGATGCAACCGCACGTTACAGAAATTCACATTTTTGATTTTTTTTCCGGACCAGGATATGACTCTGAAAATGTTCCGGGAAGTCCTATTCGACTATTGGCAAAGATAAGCGAACATTTAGGTCACATAATGTCGAAACAGACTAAGATTGTTTTACACTTAAATGAATTTGAACCTACCAAAAAGAAGCAAGATAAATTTGAATTGCTTAAAGATAATTGTAGTAATTATTTAAGCCAAAATCCCAAGTTCAAATACTTTCCGACAATAAACTTTTACAATGAGAATGCAGAAGAATTATTTTTTAAACTTACACCAATTATAAGTAAATACCCTTCACTTGTTTATTTAGACCAAAATGGAGTAAAATTCATTTCGCAAGAGTATATCAACCAGTTAGAAAATCTTAAAACAACAGACTTTCTTTACTTTGTTTCTTCTTCATTTTTTAAGCGTTACGGAAAAACGGAAGAATTCAAAAAAGCTCTTGAGATTGATGTGTCAGAGTTGGAAGCAGAAGAATATAGAAATATGCACAGATTGGTCTTGAATAAAATGAAATCAAGACTTCCTGCGAAAACTGAATTGAAATTGTTTCCTTTTTCAATTAAGAAAAATGCCAACATTTATGGAATTGTATTTGGGTCAAAAAACTATGCAGCTGTAAACAAATTTCTAACGATAGCTTGGAAAAGAAATGAATTAAATGGAGAAGCTGACTTTGATATTGATGATGACAACAAGAAAAATCAGCTGACTTTGTTTGAAGGCAAACGAATGACAAAAGTTGAAAAGTTCCAATCAGACCTTGAAAACAAGTTGTTAGAGAAAAATTCTGTTACCAATGAAGCGGTTCTACTTTACACTTACCAGTGTGGTCATATTCCAAAACACGCAGAAATAGTATTGAAAAGGCTCAAAAAAGAAGGAAAACTAAATTATGAGACACAAACACCATATTTGACTTATGAAAACGTTTTCCGTAAGAAGAACATAATCACTTACCAAATAAAAAAATAGAAATGGCACAATCTAGCATAGAATGGACTGAAATGACTTGGAACCCAACAACTGGTTGCGACAAGATTTCAGCAGGATGTAAATTCTGTTATGCAGAAGTTATGTCAAAGCGTTTGCAAGCAATGGGTGTTGAGAAATACAAGAACAATTTTGAAATAACCATTCACGAAGACGAATTACAAACGCCATATACTTGGAAAAAACCAAAAGTCGTTTTCGTAAACTCTATGAGCGACCTTTTTCACAAAGGCGTTCCGATTGACTTTATTAGGAAGGTTTTCAAAGTAATGAAAGATAATCCTCAACACGTTTTTCAGGTATTGACTAAAAGAGCCGACATTTTACGGTATTACGACAGTGAAGGTTGGTTGGATTGGACACACAACATTTGGATGGGCGTTTCAGTAGAGAACAATAAAGTAACCAAAAGAATTGACTTGCTTCGTGAGACAGGTGCAAGAGTTAAATTCCTTTCTTGTGAACCTTTAATCGGTGCAATTCCCAATATGAACTTGACAGGAATAGATTGGGTAATTGTGGGTGGTGAAAGCGGACGAAAGCCAAGACCTATGAAAGAAGAATGGGTTACAGACATAAAAAATCAATGTTTGGACGCAGACGTAGCCTTCTTTTTCAAACAATGGGGCGGGACAAACAAAAAGAAAACCGGACGGCTTTTGGAAGGCAAAACGTGGGATGAAATGCCTGAAATAGAACTGCACAAAAATGTATAGACAAGAAAGCCGAACCGATAACAGGCGTTTGGCAAAAGTGGCGGTTCAGTGCTCCGCAGACACATTTGTGGTTAATGAAAGTTTGGTTCTCCGCATCAACATTTGTGGTGAAAATCCCCGCCTTCGCAAAGCGGCAAAACGTTGGCAGCAAGCGTAAAACGACACGACACAGCAGACATTGACATGAAAAAGAGAAATATATTTTGACAGGTGGACAACGACATACAGACCATATTGAAAACGGACAACGAGTAAGCCGACACTCATTGCCGACCCTGTGTTTTTTATTTTTTACTCACGTTGTGTTTGTTTTTTCAAGGAGTTCGTGAATGCTACAAGCATTTCCCCACCCACATTTTTTAAAAACAAATGCCAAGCATTCACGAGCACCGCTGGGAAACAAATTAAACAAGGGAGTAATTTTAGCCAGCCCGCAAGTGGCACATTTGGCTTTGCCCAAAACAAAAGCCGACCCTTCAGCCAAGCTAAAAGAGCCACTTCTTTGCCAATGCTTAGAGATAATTTGCGATATTCACGAACTAAAATTATTGACTTTTAAATGCTATTAGATAATAAGACAAAAACAGAGGACAACGAACACTTTAAAGTGTTTGACTTCATAAAAGGGAACACCGAAAACGGCTCGCTTGATCTTGTGACTGGATATTTTTCAGTAAACGCCTTGGCGTTAATGAAAGATGACATCAATTCTGTTGAAAAATTCCGACTGATTTTAGGAAACTTAATGCAGGATGAAGCTCAGTTAAATAAAGTAATTGACTTGCTAAATGGGAACACTAGTATTAGTTCAACTCTTACCTTAAGTCAATCAGCTCAAAAGGCCGTTGAGTTTTTGCAACAAGACAAAGTTGCTGTCAAAAGTATTCAGAAGAATTTTTGCCACGCTAAAACATATCTCTACACTGACAAGACAAAAACCAAAAACTATTTCATTGTAGGCAGCTCAAACCTGACCGATGCTGGACTTGGCATTAAGGACAGTTCAAATATTGAATTGAACATTGCCAAACACGACTATGAGGATGAATTTAAAAACTTGAAAAAATGGTTTCAAGAGCAGTGGGAAAAGGTGGCATTGGAAAAAATTGAATTGCCCGACAAAACCAAAGTAGAAGTTAAACAATACATCATTGAACTGATTAAAAACCTGTTCAAAGAGTACACCCCACACGACTTGTATTATAAAGTCCTTTACGAAATGTTTAAGGACGACATCATGGAACTTTCAGGTGATGCTGAGTTCAAGCGTGAAATTGCTCACTTAGAGGAAACCATTATCTACAAAACTCTTTTCCCCTATCAACAAAAAGGTGCAATCAGTTTAATAAAAATGCTCCAAAAATTTAATGGAGCCATTTTAGCCGATGCAGTTGGTTTGGGTAAAACATGGACGGCCTTAGCAGTAATGAAATACTTTGAACTCAAAGGCTACACGGTTCTATTGCTTTGCCCAAAGAAACTTTCAAACAACTGGCAACAATACAAAGTCGGCCAACAAAGTCGATTTGAGAAAGATGAAATTGATTTTTACATCCGCTATCATACCGACTTGCAGGAAGGACGTTTTGACCGTTACAACGACAAAACACTTCGTTATTTCAAGACAAGACCCAAACTGCTCATAGTAATTGACGAAAGCCACAACCTGCGTAACGACAAATCTTCACGATACAAATTCCTGATTGATGAAGTGTTGTTGCCTGAGAACAAAAGCAGAGATGTAAAAGTAATGCACCTTTCAGCAACGCCAATCAATAACAAGCTGATGGACATTCGTAATCAGTTTAAACTGATGACCAAAGGACTTGATGATGGCTTTAAAGAAACTGACTTAGAAATTGAAAGTCTGGAGAATATTTTCAAAACAGCACAAAAGGACTTCAGCGAATGGTCGGATATTGACGATAGAAAAATTGCTGACTTCATTGCCAAACTTCCCAAAAAGTTTGAAAAATTGACGGATGCATTAATCGTTGCAAGAACCCGAAAACTCATAGAAGGTGAATTCGGAGAAATGAATTTCCCGAAAAAGGAAGACCCCATCAATGAGTTTGTAACACCTGAAAATATTGGCGACTTAAAATCATTTGACGACATACTAGATGCTATTTCGGTAAACTTAACAGCATACCGACCTGCCGATTACATCAAGAACATTTCGCCAAAGAGTGTGCTGGAAGATGAAAAGCAACGCCAAAAGTTCCTCGTTAAGATGATGTATATCCTTTTGATGAAACGACTGGAATCAAGTTGGTTCTCATTCAAAAGCACCGTTGAAAACATTTTAAATCATCACACAAATGCACTGAATAAAGTTGAACAGTTTATTCAAAGCAAAACCGACAGTTCCATTGAAGATGATTTGACCGAAGAAGAAAAAGAAGAAATTGACGAAACAGCAGCCGAGATAGATGGAGAAACAGAAGAACCAATCACACTCGGAAAGAAAAGACCAATCCCTCTTTCTGCTATTACACATATTGACCTATTCAAAAAACATTTAGAAGCCGACATCAAAAAGCTATCTAAACTGAAAGACAGTTTGGATAAGTATGAAGCTGACTTCAATGCTAATAAAGCAGAAGATGAAAAACTGAATAAACTCATTGAACACATCACCAACAAGCAAAAGAAGTCTGACAATAAAAAAGTGTTGGTATTTACTGTGTTTAAAGATACTGCTAAGTTCCTGTATGATGAACTCAAGAAAAGAGGCATTCCAAATGTGGCTTTTGTTTCCGGTTCTATCAGTGAAAGTTTTGATGGTTATTCAGGCGACAAGTTTGAACCCATTTTGGAACGCTTTGCTCCTTTCACCAAACTTTACAATGAAAAAGATTGGTCTGACCTATATGAAAGAATCAACCTTTCAGATGATTACCGTGAAGCCGACAAATGGAAAGTGTCTTACCCAAAATGGTTAGAAATCATCAAACAGCACGATAAGACCACACAAACCAAAATTGAAAAACCCATTGATGTTTTAATTGCAACCGACTGTTTAAGCGAAGGACAAAATTTGCAGGACTGCGACACGGTAGTAAACTATGACATACATTGGAATCCTGTTCGCTTAATTCAGCGAATAGGCCGTATTGACCGTATCGGTTCGCCAAACAAAACCATTAAAGGAATCAACTTTTGGCCAGGTGAAAACTATGAAGATTATCTTAACCTGAAATCAAGAGTTGAAAACCGTATGGCACTCATGACGGTAGTTGGAACCGAACTGGACGATAAAATGACTCCCGAACTGCATAAAATGGTGGAAGAAAATCCGCTGTTGCCAAAACAAGCCCAAAAGATGTTGGAGCAGTTACAAATAACTTGGGACGATGTAGAAACCAGTGAAGATACTTTGGGATTAAACGATCTTTCATTAGAGCAGTTCCGCCAAGAACTTTTTGAATTCTTCAAAAAGAACGAAGAATTTTTTAAAAAAATACCCAACGGGGTTTTCACAGGTTTCAAATTCAAGCCCAACCGAAAATGGCCATCCATGCCCGACAGCATTGTGGCGGTTTTGGGTTATCCGAAACGACCCGATGAAGCCTTAGACCACGTTTATGATGAAATTCATTTGTTGCATCAAAACATTGAAGATGGCAAAAGAGGCAAACTGGTATTAAGCAACAATCAGGAAATATTGACCCTGCTTCGCAATCACAAACTGGAAGCTCGTTACGTTCCCAAAAACATTGATAAAGGCGACAAAGCCGTTTTAGATAAACTGGCTGATGCCGTCAGCAATTGGGTTAAATCACAAGCAACTCCTGTAGCCGTAAATCAAATTCAGGATTTGTTTACAGGTGATGTAACGCCTAAAAAGATTTCGCCTGAACAAAAGAAACTGGAAGATAAATTCAAGGCAGAAAATTTCGATTTGATAAATTGGTTTGTAATCTCAAATAAGTAATCGAATGGCAAAAAATTCTAAAATAGATGTAAAAGGAACTGAAATAACCATTCTTAAAAGCGAGAATGATGATTTTATTTCCTTGACGGATATCGCCAGACACAAAGATGCTGAAAATACGGATGATATTATCAAAAATTGGATGCGAAACCGAAATACCATTGAGCTTTTGGGCTTTTGGGAAATGCTTTACAACCCAAATTTTAAACCCGTCGAATTCGACGGGTTTAGAAAACAAGCCGGATTAAACAGTTTTGTGATGACGCCCAAAAAGTGGATTGAATCAACCAATGCAATCGGCATTATATCTAAATCGGGCAGGTATGGCGGAACTTTTGCTCACAAAGACATTGCCTTTGAGTTTGCTTCGTGGATTTCAATAGAGTTTAAACTTTACATCATCAAAGAATTTCAACGCCTAAAAGCTGATGAAAATGACCGGTTAAAATTAGAATGGAACCTGCAACGCACTTTAGCCAAAGTAAACTACCGCATCCATACCGATGCTATAAAGGAAAATCTTATCCCAAAAGAACTCACCAAAGCTCAAATACAATTGGTGTATGCCGATGAGGCCGATATGCTGAATGTAGCCTTGTTTGGCGTTACAGCCAAACAATGGAGAGCAGCTAACCCCGATAAAGAAGGGAATATCCGTGATTATGCCACCATTGAACAACTGGTGGTGCTATCCAATTTAGAAAGCATTAACGCTGTACTCATTCATCAGGGCTTATCGCAACCCGAGCGGCTGAAACAATTAAACCAAATCGCCATTCAGCAAATGCAATCGCTTGTCAATAATATGCACATTAAAAAACTGAAGTAAGCAACTATGAATCTGAATATATTCAATACAACAAATCTTTTTGAAGCAGCCACCCATCTGTTTCGACAGTTGAACATAAAACTCAACTCCAATACTGCCGAGCCATTACCTGTAAAAGATTTGCTAAAGCAGCATTACAAAGACAACGACACTTTTAAAGCCATTGATAAAACCTATTTCATTGGTATTATTGATGATTCAATATTTCAACAAACCGGTTTGTTTGACAATACCTATTCTTATGAACAAGCCATTGACCAAGGCGATAAGAACTACAACGGCTTAATGCTTTTTGCTTTAGAATTAAAAAAGCAGCCGACACGAACTGAAATCTCAGAACTAACGAGAACTTTCAATCGCATCAGCCAAAGAATGCCGGTGGCATTGGTGCTGAAATACACCGTTGATAAAGAAGCTGTCATCTCTATTGCCATCAGCGAGCGTTTTAAATACCTGCAAAACTGGCGACAAGGTGAAAAAGCGGGCAAAGTGATTATGCTGCGTGATATACATACACAAAACACCCACGCAGGACACGCACGCATTTTGCTCGACTTAGTAAAACCTGCAGGAGTTACAAACTATGTGGAACTGCACAAACGCTGGTTAGAAGTGCTTGATGTGAGTATTCTCAACAAAAAATTCTTCCAAGACCTTTCAAACTGGTATTTCGCAGCTATGAATGAAGTTTCTTTTCCTGACGATTTGGAGAAGAAAAAGGAAGTCCGCAATGCTACCAACCTTATTCGCCTGATTACACGGGTTATTTTCATTTGGTTTATCAAAGAAAAACAGTTGGTTCCGGCTTCGCTTTTCCGCAAAGAGTTTGTGGCAAGTATTCTGAAAGACTTCAACAAAAACAAAAAATCACAGAACTACTACAACGCCATTTTGCAGAACCTGTTTTTTGGAACGCTAAACCAAAAAATGGAAGAACGCAAGTTTGCCAAAGAAGGCGACATCAGAACCAACAAAGAAGAATATGGAGTAAAAAACCTGTTCCGCTATGCCGACCTGTTTACCATTCCTGAAAAGGAAGTGTTGGCATTGTTTAAAGATGTTCCGTTTTTAAATGGTGGTTTGTTTGACTGTTTAGATAAACCAAACGATGAGGGCAAAATAGAATATGTGGACGGCTTTAGCCGCAACCCGAAGAAACAAGCCACTGTGCCCGATTACATTTTCTTTGGTGAAGAAAAAGAAGTTGACCTGAATGAAGTTTACGGCACAAAGAACAAACGCTACAGTTCAAGAGGATTGATAAACCTTTTGGAGAGCTACAAATTCACCGTTGCTGAAAACACCCCGATAGAAGAAGAAATTGCCCTTGACCCCGAATTACTGGGTAAAGTGTTTGAAAACCTACTGGCAAGTTACAACCCGGAAACACAAACCACCGCAAGGAAACAAACAGGTAGTTTCTACACACCAAGAGAGATTGTAAACTATATGGTAGATGAATCGCTCCTGGAATACCTCAAAAAAAACCTAAAAAGCTCTCCTCCTTTTCAAGCAGGAGTACCCGAAGGGGGAGGTGGTTTAATTAAAAACCAAGTACCCGAAGGGGGAGGTGGTTTAAATAAAAACCAAGTCCCCGAAGGGGGAGGTGGTTTAAATAAAAACCAAGTACCCGAAGGGGGAGGTGGTTCAAAAAGCTCCTCTCCTGATTTAGGAGAGGTGTCCGAAGGAAGGAGAGGTCTAAATAATTTACCCCATTTAAAAACTTTTAGAAAAGAACTTAGAAATAAT is a window from the Eisenibacter elegans DSM 3317 genome containing:
- a CDS encoding helicase-related protein yields the protein MLLDNKTKTEDNEHFKVFDFIKGNTENGSLDLVTGYFSVNALALMKDDINSVEKFRLILGNLMQDEAQLNKVIDLLNGNTSISSTLTLSQSAQKAVEFLQQDKVAVKSIQKNFCHAKTYLYTDKTKTKNYFIVGSSNLTDAGLGIKDSSNIELNIAKHDYEDEFKNLKKWFQEQWEKVALEKIELPDKTKVEVKQYIIELIKNLFKEYTPHDLYYKVLYEMFKDDIMELSGDAEFKREIAHLEETIIYKTLFPYQQKGAISLIKMLQKFNGAILADAVGLGKTWTALAVMKYFELKGYTVLLLCPKKLSNNWQQYKVGQQSRFEKDEIDFYIRYHTDLQEGRFDRYNDKTLRYFKTRPKLLIVIDESHNLRNDKSSRYKFLIDEVLLPENKSRDVKVMHLSATPINNKLMDIRNQFKLMTKGLDDGFKETDLEIESLENIFKTAQKDFSEWSDIDDRKIADFIAKLPKKFEKLTDALIVARTRKLIEGEFGEMNFPKKEDPINEFVTPENIGDLKSFDDILDAISVNLTAYRPADYIKNISPKSVLEDEKQRQKFLVKMMYILLMKRLESSWFSFKSTVENILNHHTNALNKVEQFIQSKTDSSIEDDLTEEEKEEIDETAAEIDGETEEPITLGKKRPIPLSAITHIDLFKKHLEADIKKLSKLKDSLDKYEADFNANKAEDEKLNKLIEHITNKQKKSDNKKVLVFTVFKDTAKFLYDELKKRGIPNVAFVSGSISESFDGYSGDKFEPILERFAPFTKLYNEKDWSDLYERINLSDDYREADKWKVSYPKWLEIIKQHDKTTQTKIEKPIDVLIATDCLSEGQNLQDCDTVVNYDIHWNPVRLIQRIGRIDRIGSPNKTIKGINFWPGENYEDYLNLKSRVENRMALMTVVGTELDDKMTPELHKMVEENPLLPKQAQKMLEQLQITWDDVETSEDTLGLNDLSLEQFRQELFEFFKKNEEFFKKIPNGVFTGFKFKPNRKWPSMPDSIVAVLGYPKRPDEALDHVYDEIHLLHQNIEDGKRGKLVLSNNQEILTLLRNHKLEARYVPKNIDKGDKAVLDKLADAVSNWVKSQATPVAVNQIQDLFTGDVTPKKISPEQKKLEDKFKAENFDLINWFVISNK
- a CDS encoding KilA-N domain-containing protein; its protein translation is MAKNSKIDVKGTEITILKSENDDFISLTDIARHKDAENTDDIIKNWMRNRNTIELLGFWEMLYNPNFKPVEFDGFRKQAGLNSFVMTPKKWIESTNAIGIISKSGRYGGTFAHKDIAFEFASWISIEFKLYIIKEFQRLKADENDRLKLEWNLQRTLAKVNYRIHTDAIKENLIPKELTKAQIQLVYADEADMLNVALFGVTAKQWRAANPDKEGNIRDYATIEQLVVLSNLESINAVLIHQGLSQPERLKQLNQIAIQQMQSLVNNMHIKKLK